A portion of the Mesobacillus boroniphilus genome contains these proteins:
- a CDS encoding sensor histidine kinase: MVIKQFDSKSLDLILEKMIETVGNSKDEIFRIGEECRNDFESITLELQEIKRKVAQIINEGDKLDIQVRSARKRLSEVSKHFKDYTEAQVREAYEVAHKLQMDLTMNRQTEKQLREKRDDLERRLIGLNETIERANHLVSQISVVMNYMMSDIRQMGEALETAKQKQDFGLKIIEAQEDERKRLSREIHDGPAQMLANVMMRSDLIEKIYKERSANEAIREIRDMKKMVRSALYEVRRIIYDLRPMALDDLGLVPTLKKYLQTIEEYHRTTKIEFINVGNDNRLPAKYEVALFRMIQESVQNALKHADAHVIQVKLEIKQDNVMVVVKDDGKGFDMSDKKPESFGILGIRERVELLEGELSIHSKISTGTLVIIQIPLNH; encoded by the coding sequence ATGGTGATTAAACAATTCGACAGCAAATCACTTGATCTTATTTTGGAGAAAATGATAGAAACTGTCGGTAACAGCAAAGATGAAATCTTCCGAATCGGAGAAGAATGCAGGAATGACTTTGAATCTATTACTCTTGAGCTGCAGGAGATCAAGCGGAAAGTCGCTCAAATTATCAATGAAGGCGATAAGCTTGACATCCAGGTCAGGTCTGCAAGGAAGCGGCTTTCGGAAGTAAGTAAGCATTTCAAAGATTATACAGAGGCTCAAGTCCGTGAAGCATATGAAGTTGCTCATAAGCTGCAAATGGACCTGACGATGAACCGACAAACAGAAAAACAGCTCCGTGAAAAACGTGACGATTTAGAGCGAAGATTGATTGGGCTAAACGAAACGATTGAGCGGGCAAACCATCTTGTATCCCAAATTTCAGTAGTTATGAACTATATGATGAGTGATATCAGGCAAATGGGTGAAGCGCTAGAAACCGCAAAACAGAAACAAGATTTCGGCCTGAAAATCATCGAAGCCCAGGAAGATGAGCGGAAACGCCTTTCTCGGGAAATTCACGACGGTCCAGCACAAATGCTGGCGAATGTCATGATGCGCTCTGATTTGATTGAGAAGATTTATAAAGAAAGAAGCGCGAACGAAGCAATCAGAGAAATCAGGGATATGAAAAAAATGGTGCGAAGCGCGCTGTATGAGGTCCGAAGAATCATTTATGACTTGAGGCCAATGGCTCTTGACGACTTGGGACTGGTTCCTACCCTCAAAAAATATTTACAGACAATCGAAGAGTATCATAGGACGACAAAAATAGAATTCATTAATGTCGGGAATGATAACCGACTCCCTGCAAAGTATGAAGTTGCGCTGTTCCGGATGATTCAAGAGTCCGTTCAAAACGCGCTCAAGCATGCCGATGCACATGTGATCCAGGTGAAGCTGGAAATTAAACAGGACAATGTCATGGTAGTCGTAAAGGACGACGGCAAAGGTTTTGATATGAGCGATAAGAAACCTGAGTCTTTTGGCATCCTGGGCATCAGAGAACGAGTCGAACTGCTTGAAGGCGAGCTGTCTATCCATTCGAAAATTAGCACAGGGACCCTGGTTATTATCCAAATACCATTGAATCATTAA
- the flgM gene encoding flagellar biosynthesis anti-sigma factor FlgM: protein MKINNFNTNRINPYNNQMNKVDELKKAEKPVDKVEISSTAKAMQQISEVEQLRQKKVEELKVQVENGTYKLNPEDIAKSIADFYLKK, encoded by the coding sequence ATGAAGATCAATAATTTTAACACCAATCGAATCAACCCATATAACAACCAAATGAATAAAGTTGATGAACTAAAGAAGGCTGAAAAACCAGTTGATAAGGTAGAGATTTCTTCAACTGCGAAGGCCATGCAGCAGATTTCTGAAGTAGAACAGCTGCGCCAGAAGAAGGTTGAAGAGCTGAAAGTCCAGGTGGAGAATGGCACATATAAGCTTAATCCGGAGGATATTGCAAAAAGCATCGCTGATTTTTATTTGAAAAAATAA
- a CDS encoding DEAD/DEAH box helicase produces MKDGKFIPIYKDEQKFTSAKHSQISPLSTNHSFPYNSELQKLLTGKQLLLEEVPFPQKDIQEHYDNGYLIYRQGIKRSPLSCARCGNRDESWFGEFPCSRCGKVELYCRKCLMMGRVSECTQLVSWAGPEREFNIGKEPHQWGGHLSEGQQVASQRVVEAVKNKAELLVWAVTGAGKTEVLFAGITQALSTGKRVCIATPRTDVVLELMPRLQKVFPDIKIAALYGGSEDRHEYSQLTIATTHQLLRFYQAFDVVIVDEVDAYPYSIDETLQYAVRQSRKRESSLIYLTATPNKQWQKECSLGKREFITIPARFHRHPLPVPRFVWAGNWEKEIFKGKLPPNIIRWVESRLASGKQALIFSPKKAAMEKILKILRKQNLLIEAVHAEDPNRIEKVMKMRNKEVPILLTTTILERGVTFPYIDVAVIGAEDSVFTESALVQIAGRAGRSAEYPTGDVTFFHYGKTEAMLSARRQIEMMNREGVMKGLIDG; encoded by the coding sequence TTGAAAGACGGAAAATTCATCCCCATTTACAAAGATGAACAGAAATTCACCAGCGCTAAACACTCACAGATATCCCCGCTATCCACAAATCATTCTTTTCCTTACAATTCAGAACTTCAAAAATTACTAACAGGTAAGCAGCTCTTGCTAGAAGAAGTGCCTTTTCCTCAAAAGGATATCCAGGAGCACTATGATAATGGCTATCTAATATACCGGCAAGGCATCAAGCGTTCACCGCTTTCATGCGCCAGGTGCGGCAATAGAGATGAATCCTGGTTCGGTGAATTCCCCTGTTCCCGTTGTGGAAAAGTAGAACTGTATTGCCGGAAGTGTTTGATGATGGGAAGGGTAAGCGAATGCACTCAACTTGTTAGCTGGGCGGGACCTGAGCGGGAGTTTAATATAGGTAAGGAACCGCATCAATGGGGCGGTCATTTATCAGAAGGACAACAAGTCGCTTCTCAACGTGTTGTCGAAGCAGTCAAAAACAAAGCAGAGCTCCTCGTCTGGGCAGTTACCGGAGCGGGAAAAACGGAGGTTTTATTCGCGGGAATTACGCAGGCTTTATCCACAGGCAAACGGGTTTGCATTGCCACTCCTCGCACAGACGTAGTTCTGGAACTGATGCCCCGCTTGCAAAAAGTCTTCCCGGATATAAAAATTGCTGCTCTCTATGGCGGAAGTGAAGACCGGCATGAATATTCCCAGCTCACCATCGCGACAACCCACCAGCTGCTCCGTTTTTACCAGGCATTCGATGTCGTCATTGTTGATGAAGTAGATGCCTATCCTTATTCAATCGATGAAACCCTCCAATATGCTGTCCGGCAATCGAGGAAACGAGAATCCTCTCTTATTTACTTAACTGCAACCCCAAACAAGCAATGGCAAAAAGAATGCAGTCTCGGAAAAAGAGAATTTATCACGATTCCGGCCCGCTTCCACCGTCACCCGCTGCCTGTCCCGAGATTTGTATGGGCGGGGAACTGGGAGAAGGAGATATTTAAGGGGAAACTTCCTCCTAATATCATTAGGTGGGTGGAGTCAAGGTTAGCCTCCGGGAAACAGGCATTGATTTTCTCACCGAAAAAAGCCGCTATGGAAAAAATCCTCAAGATACTCCGCAAACAGAATCTCCTTATCGAAGCCGTCCATGCTGAAGATCCAAACAGAATAGAAAAGGTCATGAAAATGCGAAACAAAGAAGTCCCCATTTTGCTTACTACGACAATCCTGGAACGCGGTGTAACTTTCCCGTATATTGATGTGGCCGTCATAGGTGCGGAGGACAGTGTTTTTACAGAGAGTGCGCTTGTACAGATAGCTGGACGGGCGGGCAGGAGTGCAGAATACCCAACAGGCGACGTGACATTTTTCCATTATGGTAAAACAGAAGCGATGCTCAGTGCACGCAGGCAGATTGAGATGATGAACAGAGAAGGGGTAATGAAAGGGCTGATTGATGGATGA
- a CDS encoding TIGR03826 family flagellar region protein → MDLSNCPQCGEIYVKNKFRDVCEKCWREEEAAYDTVSKYMRKRENRAATMLQVVEATGVSQKLILKFIKNGKLQITQFPNLGYPCDKCGTVIRTGRLCDDCANDIRDDLKHLEREEEFKQKLNSHKATYFSKD, encoded by the coding sequence TTGGACCTTTCGAATTGCCCACAATGCGGCGAAATATATGTGAAAAATAAATTCCGCGATGTTTGTGAAAAATGCTGGAGAGAAGAAGAAGCGGCGTACGATACCGTTTCTAAATATATGAGAAAGCGCGAGAATCGGGCAGCGACAATGCTGCAGGTAGTGGAAGCAACGGGAGTTTCGCAAAAACTGATCTTGAAGTTCATAAAAAATGGCAAACTTCAGATCACTCAATTCCCGAACCTGGGTTATCCTTGCGACAAGTGTGGCACGGTAATCCGTACTGGCAGACTTTGCGATGACTGTGCGAATGATATCAGAGATGATTTAAAACATTTAGAACGTGAAGAAGAATTTAAACAAAAGTTAAACAGTCACAAGGCGACATATTTCTCAAAGGATTAA
- the flgK gene encoding flagellar hook-associated protein FlgK has translation MRSTFMGLETARRGMFTQQTALHTTGHNIANANTPGYTRQRVNFAQTEPYPAAAFNRPNLPGQTGTGVKADAVQRIREGFLDIQYRGETNKLGYSSTKAEAYSKLEQIMNEPSESGLANTMDQFWQSLQDLAVNPNNEGARSVVRQRGIAVAETFNYLHNSLVAVQKDIGNEINVTVDKINSIVSQIHGLNEQIGDIEPHGYLPNDLYDERDRLIDELSSLVNVKVDYAASGGNAHSGAEGKAVIKLVGDDGKQHAVLVGAAGYNKISVNKDGVEGSVKTISVGSTNLNFTDMKSSGRLQALVESYAYEKDGEATAVYADMLEELDNLAYTFATEFNAVHKSGLSPNEIKNKKAEEINFFADSQTGGVTERKGFAGRMMLDGNILDSLDNIASATGDDPLLATLGDGTNVLNLANVLNKQFDYNGSSELSDFRNYYEGVIGKMAVESQEANRMTMNNQALQQAVETKRQSVSSVSLDEEMTNMIQFQHAYNASARMITLQDEMLDKIINGMGTVGR, from the coding sequence ATGCGTTCGACCTTTATGGGATTAGAAACAGCAAGGCGCGGGATGTTCACACAGCAGACCGCTTTACATACGACAGGACATAATATCGCCAATGCAAATACACCTGGCTACACAAGGCAGCGGGTTAATTTTGCCCAGACTGAACCCTATCCGGCAGCGGCATTCAATCGCCCGAACCTGCCAGGACAAACCGGCACTGGAGTTAAAGCTGATGCAGTGCAGCGGATCCGTGAAGGCTTCCTTGATATCCAGTACCGCGGCGAGACGAATAAGCTGGGCTACTCTTCAACAAAAGCTGAAGCGTATTCCAAGCTGGAACAGATCATGAACGAACCGTCGGAGTCTGGCCTGGCAAATACGATGGACCAGTTCTGGCAATCATTGCAGGATCTTGCGGTCAATCCGAATAATGAGGGCGCAAGGTCGGTTGTCCGCCAGCGTGGTATTGCCGTTGCAGAGACATTCAATTATTTGCATAATTCGCTAGTGGCAGTGCAGAAGGATATCGGCAATGAAATCAATGTGACCGTTGATAAAATCAACTCCATAGTCAGCCAAATCCATGGCTTGAATGAGCAAATCGGCGACATCGAGCCGCATGGCTATTTGCCAAATGACCTGTATGATGAACGGGATCGGTTGATTGATGAACTCTCTTCCCTTGTTAATGTAAAAGTGGATTATGCAGCAAGCGGCGGGAATGCCCATTCGGGAGCTGAAGGGAAAGCGGTCATCAAGCTTGTCGGCGATGATGGCAAGCAGCATGCCGTGCTTGTTGGGGCGGCAGGCTACAACAAAATCAGCGTGAATAAAGATGGCGTTGAAGGTTCTGTTAAAACGATTTCTGTTGGCAGCACGAACCTGAATTTCACAGACATGAAATCAAGCGGAAGGCTGCAAGCGCTTGTTGAGTCATATGCGTATGAAAAAGATGGCGAGGCGACTGCGGTTTATGCAGATATGCTGGAAGAGCTTGATAACCTGGCATACACGTTCGCGACTGAATTCAACGCAGTTCATAAATCAGGCTTGAGCCCGAATGAAATCAAGAATAAAAAAGCAGAGGAAATTAACTTTTTTGCTGATTCACAGACCGGTGGAGTTACTGAACGAAAAGGCTTTGCCGGACGGATGATGCTAGATGGTAACATCCTCGATAGCCTGGACAATATCGCATCGGCAACAGGCGATGACCCGCTTCTGGCGACACTTGGAGATGGCACGAATGTGCTCAACCTCGCGAATGTCCTGAATAAGCAATTTGATTACAATGGCAGCTCGGAGTTATCAGATTTCCGGAACTATTATGAAGGAGTCATCGGCAAGATGGCCGTCGAGTCACAGGAAGCCAACCGGATGACGATGAATAATCAGGCGCTCCAGCAGGCAGTCGAAACGAAGCGTCAGTCTGTAAGTTCGGTTTCCCTCGATGAGGAAATGACGAATATGATCCAGTTCCAGCATGCCTATAATGCATCAGCGCGGATGATCACACTCCAGGATGAAATGCTGGATAAAATCATCAATGGCATGGGAACAGTCGGAAGGTAA
- a CDS encoding DegV family protein yields the protein MKTAVVTDSTAYIPKELREKWNIHMIPLSVIFDNETYREELDISAEEFYEEVKQRELPTTSMPPIGEFVELFEKLAKDYDSVISIHLSSGISGTYQGAVSAGEMVDGIKVYTFDSEVSAMVQGFYALEAAELAGQGVDPEEIMERLYQIKETSTAYFMVDDLSHLQRGGRLSSAQALIGSLLQVKPLLHFEDKKIVPFEKVRTRKKAMNRVVELLAEDANSGGEYRAVVIHANREAEALEWKSELEAQYPNVEFMLSYFGPVIGTHLGEGSMGMGWYKK from the coding sequence ATGAAAACGGCAGTTGTCACGGATAGTACTGCGTACATCCCGAAGGAGTTGCGGGAGAAATGGAATATCCACATGATTCCTTTGAGCGTGATTTTCGATAATGAGACATATAGAGAAGAACTAGATATCAGCGCGGAAGAATTTTATGAAGAAGTGAAACAGCGTGAGCTTCCGACAACGTCAATGCCTCCAATTGGCGAGTTCGTCGAGCTTTTTGAAAAATTAGCCAAGGATTACGATTCGGTCATCAGCATCCATTTGTCCAGCGGAATCAGCGGTACTTACCAGGGTGCGGTGAGCGCAGGCGAGATGGTTGATGGAATAAAGGTATATACCTTTGATTCAGAGGTCAGTGCGATGGTGCAAGGCTTTTATGCATTGGAAGCTGCTGAGTTGGCTGGACAAGGTGTCGATCCTGAAGAAATCATGGAACGGCTCTATCAAATCAAAGAAACATCTACCGCTTACTTCATGGTGGATGATTTAAGTCATCTTCAGCGCGGCGGAAGGTTGTCAAGTGCTCAGGCTCTGATTGGAAGTCTGCTGCAGGTGAAGCCTCTGCTACATTTTGAGGACAAAAAAATTGTCCCGTTTGAAAAGGTTCGCACACGTAAAAAAGCAATGAATCGTGTAGTGGAACTGCTCGCCGAAGACGCGAACAGCGGCGGTGAGTATCGTGCTGTTGTGATTCATGCCAATCGCGAAGCAGAAGCTCTCGAGTGGAAAAGCGAGCTTGAAGCCCAGTACCCGAATGTGGAATTCATGCTCAGCTATTTCGGCCCGGTCATCGGCACGCACCTTGGAGAAGGATCGATGGGCATGGGATGGTACAAGAAATAA
- the sda gene encoding sporulation histidine kinase inhibitor Sda — MVKISSLWEITDEKLIEAYQKATLLNLDETFIEMLIDEIESRGIGSLICSYVS, encoded by the coding sequence GTGGTCAAAATATCTTCTCTATGGGAAATCACAGACGAAAAATTGATAGAAGCTTATCAAAAGGCTACTCTACTAAATTTGGATGAAACCTTTATTGAAATGCTGATAGATGAAATTGAAAGCAGAGGAATAGGCAGTTTAATTTGTTCATATGTCTCTTAA
- a CDS encoding flagellar protein FlgN has translation MGINLLIESLEKLLKLHKSLLELALKKTGVLEAEDIQALTQLLKEEQAHILAIEKIEAERSKAVAAFSSTKRTLGELLDELPPEKQEIVIRISEELRNVIARIQKQNELNQGLISQSLKFISFSRSLVEPPQDDYNYGPNETGIPGKSLFSSKA, from the coding sequence ATGGGCATCAATCTATTAATCGAGAGCCTGGAGAAGCTTCTGAAGCTGCACAAAAGCCTGCTTGAATTGGCGCTTAAGAAAACAGGGGTGTTGGAGGCAGAAGACATCCAGGCTCTTACCCAGCTTTTAAAAGAAGAGCAGGCACATATCCTGGCAATTGAAAAAATTGAAGCGGAACGGAGCAAGGCGGTTGCAGCTTTTTCTTCAACAAAACGCACGCTGGGCGAACTGCTGGATGAGCTTCCGCCAGAGAAGCAGGAGATTGTCATCAGGATCAGTGAAGAACTTAGGAATGTGATTGCGAGAATCCAGAAGCAGAATGAATTGAATCAGGGATTGATTTCACAATCGTTAAAATTCATCTCTTTTTCGAGGAGTCTCGTAGAACCGCCGCAGGATGATTATAACTATGGACCGAACGAGACGGGCATTCCGGGAAAAAGCCTGTTCAGTTCCAAAGCGTAA
- a CDS encoding glycosyltransferase family 4 protein gives MPYFILICCFLLSLLLTPIVKAIALKIGATDKPNHRKVHERIMPRLGGLAIFISFVAGVLLSDLSHSHVFYILLGSSIIVLTGIVDDLTELSAKIKLIGQLLAAAVIILGGGMQIDFVALPFGGEWDFTYLSVPVTFLWIIGVTNSINLIDGLDGLASGVSSIAIVAITSMAIIKGDFFVSVLGLILLMSTLGFLVHNFHPAKIFLGDTGSLFLGFIISVLSLLGFKNVTFISLIVPVIILGVPLSDTFFAIIRRISNNKPLTAPDKYHLHHCLLHVGLTHRQAVLSIYGMAAMFAAIGMILMISDIKGTYFHVIILLVIIELFAEKIGWVGKEFKPILSLLKFLNQPMAKK, from the coding sequence ATGCCATATTTTATCCTTATTTGCTGCTTTTTATTATCATTACTATTAACCCCGATTGTAAAAGCTATCGCATTGAAAATTGGCGCGACTGACAAGCCCAATCATCGAAAGGTCCATGAACGGATAATGCCCCGGCTGGGCGGTCTCGCGATTTTCATCAGCTTTGTGGCAGGCGTTCTCTTAAGTGACCTTAGTCATTCCCATGTATTTTATATACTGCTCGGCAGTTCAATCATCGTATTGACTGGAATTGTCGATGATCTTACTGAGCTGAGTGCTAAAATTAAGCTTATCGGACAGTTGCTGGCTGCTGCTGTCATAATCCTGGGCGGTGGGATGCAAATCGACTTTGTCGCCTTGCCATTTGGAGGAGAGTGGGATTTTACCTATTTAAGCGTACCGGTGACATTCCTTTGGATCATAGGAGTTACTAATTCAATCAACTTGATTGATGGCCTGGATGGCCTGGCTTCAGGGGTTTCATCGATTGCAATTGTCGCAATAACCAGCATGGCCATCATAAAAGGAGATTTCTTTGTATCGGTTTTGGGGCTTATCTTATTAATGAGTACCCTGGGCTTTTTGGTGCATAATTTTCATCCGGCAAAAATCTTCTTGGGAGACACCGGCTCTTTGTTCTTAGGGTTCATTATTTCGGTCCTGTCCTTGCTGGGCTTCAAAAATGTCACGTTCATATCCCTGATTGTACCAGTGATTATCCTGGGAGTGCCGCTTTCGGATACCTTCTTTGCGATTATAAGGCGGATCAGCAATAATAAGCCGCTGACAGCACCAGACAAATATCATTTGCATCATTGTTTACTCCATGTGGGACTTACCCATAGACAGGCAGTACTCTCCATTTACGGAATGGCTGCCATGTTTGCGGCCATAGGGATGATTTTAATGATATCGGATATTAAAGGGACTTATTTCCACGTTATCATACTGCTGGTCATCATCGAACTTTTTGCCGAAAAAATCGGCTGGGTAGGCAAAGAGTTTAAACCAATACTGAGCCTGCTGAAATTCCTCAATCAGCCAATGGCAAAAAAATAG
- a CDS encoding glycosyltransferase family 4 protein: MLYITLIICFFAALLLTPLVKKLAFVVGATDQPNQRKVHQKIMPRLGGLAIYLSFLIGVLILQPGKNFDLATMVSSEKVHWAFVIGSLFIIITGVMDDIKEISPKVKLLGQIFASFIVVLFGDLSVGVINLPFGGQIDFGYLSIPITMIWIIGITNAINLIDGLDGLAAGVSTIALFTIAAMAYFMGNPYVMVVALIVAVASTGFLVFNFHPAKIFMGDTGALFLGYMIGVLSLLGFKNVTFISLIIPIIILGVPISDTFFAIIRRLVNKQPLSAPDKSHLHHCLLRIGFSHKQTVLLIYAMSALFGLAAFIFSQATLWGSMIIIAALLIVIEIIVEKIGLVRDDYKPLLNFIKKGMKPANEKGRY; this comes from the coding sequence ATGTTATACATTACATTAATAATCTGTTTCTTCGCAGCACTTCTCCTGACACCATTGGTTAAGAAGCTTGCGTTTGTTGTCGGAGCGACAGATCAACCAAATCAAAGAAAAGTCCATCAAAAAATAATGCCGCGTTTAGGCGGACTAGCAATATATCTAAGTTTCCTGATTGGAGTCCTGATCCTGCAGCCTGGTAAAAATTTTGACCTGGCCACGATGGTATCAAGTGAGAAGGTTCACTGGGCGTTCGTAATCGGAAGTTTATTCATCATCATTACAGGTGTAATGGATGATATTAAAGAGATTTCACCTAAGGTTAAACTGCTTGGACAAATTTTCGCTTCCTTTATTGTCGTATTGTTCGGTGACCTGAGTGTTGGAGTTATCAACCTGCCATTCGGCGGCCAAATCGATTTTGGCTATCTAAGCATTCCAATCACGATGATCTGGATCATCGGTATTACAAATGCAATCAACTTGATTGATGGATTGGATGGCCTGGCTGCTGGTGTTTCCACGATCGCATTATTCACGATTGCTGCAATGGCTTACTTTATGGGCAACCCGTATGTAATGGTAGTCGCCCTGATCGTAGCAGTTGCTTCAACTGGTTTTCTTGTATTCAATTTTCACCCAGCTAAAATCTTCATGGGTGATACTGGTGCATTATTCCTTGGATATATGATCGGTGTACTTTCATTATTGGGATTCAAGAACGTCACTTTCATCTCGTTAATCATTCCGATTATCATTTTGGGAGTGCCGATTTCTGATACTTTCTTTGCAATTATCAGGAGGCTCGTCAACAAGCAGCCGCTTTCGGCGCCTGACAAATCGCACTTGCATCACTGCTTGCTTCGCATCGGCTTCAGCCATAAGCAGACGGTATTGCTGATTTACGCTATGAGCGCATTGTTTGGCCTTGCAGCGTTTATCTTTTCCCAGGCAACCCTATGGGGCTCAATGATCATCATTGCTGCTCTACTGATTGTGATTGAAATTATTGTGGAAAAAATCGGGCTTGTTCGAGATGACTATAAACCATTGCTGAACTTTATAAAAAAAGGCATGAAACCAGCTAATGAAAAAGGCAGATATTAA
- a CDS encoding response regulator has translation MTTKIVIIDDHQLFREGVKRILDFEPTFEVVAEGDDGSEAISLVDQHQPDVVIMDINMPNINGVEATAELIKKYPESKVIILSIHDDENYVTHALRTGATGYLLKEMDADALIEAVKVVAEGGSYLHPRVTHNLVKEYRRLSADENGSDKYISPVEIRRPLHLLTRRECEVLQLLADGKSNRGIGEALFISEKTVKNHVSNILQKMNVNDRTQAVVVAIKNGWVEVR, from the coding sequence ATGACAACAAAGATTGTCATTATTGACGACCATCAACTTTTCAGAGAAGGGGTAAAACGGATCCTGGATTTTGAACCAACATTTGAAGTAGTGGCAGAAGGTGACGACGGCAGCGAAGCTATCTCGTTAGTAGACCAGCACCAGCCAGACGTTGTCATTATGGATATCAATATGCCAAATATAAATGGTGTGGAAGCTACAGCTGAGCTGATTAAAAAATATCCTGAGTCAAAGGTTATCATCTTATCCATCCATGATGATGAAAATTATGTAACGCACGCACTTAGGACAGGAGCGACAGGTTACTTATTGAAAGAAATGGATGCAGATGCATTGATCGAAGCAGTGAAAGTGGTTGCTGAAGGGGGATCATACCTGCACCCGCGGGTAACTCATAACCTTGTAAAAGAATATCGCCGTCTCTCTGCTGATGAGAACGGTTCAGACAAATACATATCTCCAGTTGAAATTCGCCGCCCGCTTCATTTGCTGACCCGCCGCGAATGTGAAGTCCTTCAGCTATTAGCGGATGGAAAGAGCAACAGAGGAATTGGCGAAGCACTATTTATTAGTGAGAAGACAGTCAAGAACCATGTAAGCAATATCCTGCAAAAAATGAACGTAAACGATCGGACCCAGGCAGTAGTCGTCGCTATCAAGAATGGTTGGGTAGAAGTTAGATAA
- a CDS encoding YigZ family protein — protein sequence MLPSYFTVKGYGEHEIEIQRSRFIAYIDRAETEEQAQQFINDIKKKNWNATHNCSAYMIGENDQIQKANDDGEPSGTAGVPILEVLKKRKLKDTVVVVTRFFGGIKLGAGGLIRAYGKATSEGLSATGIVERKLMRVMHTTIDYTLLGKVENELRGSQYQLKDIHYLEKVEFETYVEEAKAEEYTEWMTELTNGQGVINSGETTYLETLLHL from the coding sequence ATGCTTCCAAGCTATTTTACTGTAAAAGGGTATGGAGAACACGAAATCGAAATTCAGAGGTCTCGTTTCATCGCATATATCGACAGGGCTGAAACAGAGGAACAAGCACAGCAATTTATTAATGACATAAAAAAGAAGAACTGGAATGCAACCCATAACTGCTCTGCCTATATGATTGGAGAGAATGATCAAATCCAAAAGGCTAATGATGATGGTGAACCGAGCGGCACTGCAGGTGTTCCTATCCTTGAAGTACTTAAAAAGAGAAAACTAAAAGATACGGTTGTTGTTGTAACAAGATTTTTTGGCGGCATCAAGCTGGGGGCAGGCGGGTTGATTCGTGCATATGGAAAAGCTACATCTGAGGGGCTTTCAGCGACAGGCATTGTTGAACGAAAACTAATGCGGGTAATGCATACGACAATTGATTATACTTTGCTTGGCAAAGTAGAAAATGAACTTCGCGGATCTCAGTATCAGTTAAAGGATATACATTACCTGGAAAAAGTGGAATTTGAGACTTATGTCGAGGAAGCCAAAGCAGAAGAGTACACTGAATGGATGACGGAGCTGACAAACGGTCAGGGTGTGATTAATTCAGGGGAAACTACTTATCTGGAAACGTTATTGCATTTATAA
- a CDS encoding ComF family protein: MKGSHCLLCHVEIEPILSWRTLFGEEKTPRLCEQCNEKFTPITGEICEICGRPFAFLEAEFREGNVCLDCKRWEEDDCWRGSLDQNRSLYRYTDFTKEVVARFKFRGDYVLAEIFAEDLQKALQAFQYDYLAPIPLSNERLYERGFNQAEALIKSAGLEPSHLLSRVHTEKQSKKSRSERIHIEQVFKVEEEIDIRSKTILLIDDIYTTGSTLRHAARLLKETGAAKVYSFTLAR, from the coding sequence ATGAAAGGTAGTCATTGTCTGTTATGCCATGTAGAGATTGAACCTATACTGTCATGGAGGACTCTTTTTGGGGAAGAAAAAACACCTAGACTCTGCGAGCAGTGCAACGAGAAATTCACACCGATTACAGGTGAGATATGCGAAATCTGCGGGCGGCCATTTGCCTTTTTGGAAGCGGAATTTCGGGAGGGGAATGTATGCCTGGATTGCAAGCGCTGGGAGGAAGACGACTGCTGGAGAGGAAGCCTGGATCAGAACCGGTCGCTGTATCGCTATACTGATTTTACAAAAGAAGTAGTGGCAAGATTTAAATTTCGCGGTGATTATGTTCTTGCTGAAATTTTTGCAGAAGATCTTCAAAAGGCTTTGCAAGCTTTCCAATATGATTACCTTGCGCCGATCCCACTTAGTAACGAACGGCTTTATGAAAGAGGCTTCAATCAGGCAGAAGCTCTTATCAAGTCAGCCGGCTTGGAACCAAGCCACTTGCTCTCGAGAGTTCATACAGAGAAACAGTCAAAAAAATCAAGATCGGAAAGAATCCATATAGAGCAAGTATTTAAAGTGGAGGAGGAGATTGATATCAGAAGTAAAACTATTTTGCTTATTGACGATATATATACTACAGGCTCGACACTGCGCCATGCGGCCAGGCTGTTGAAAGAGACCGGAGCAGCCAAGGTGTATTCTTTCACTTTGGCTCGATAG